A genomic stretch from Antarcticibacterium flavum includes:
- a CDS encoding dihydroorotase codes for MKVLLKSVKIIDPTSSYHLKKVDIFINNGKIEDIGGSLEVTKADKEINIKDLHVSRGWFDSSVSFGEPGYEERETILNGLETAARSGFTTILLNPATNPVIDDNSSVTSVLSKANGHPVKLYPTGALTVKAQGKDLAELYDMKQAGAVAFGDYKRPISNPNLLKLALQYAQNFGGLVQSYPQDREIAGKGLVNEDRNSTQLGLKGIASLAEELHITRDLAILEYTGGKLHIPTISTAKSVKLIKEAKKKGLDVSCSVAIHNLIFTDDLLHEFDTHAKVLPPLRNKKDVAALQKGVKDGTIDMVTGDHNPIDVEHKKVEFEHALFGTTGLETAFGALLNLTGNLENTIEILTRGRKRFGLEEPEISKGKTANLSLFTPGGNRIFTKEDIFSTSKNSIFLDKEISGRTYGIICGKTFKIWE; via the coding sequence ATGAAGGTACTTCTTAAATCGGTTAAAATTATTGATCCCACTTCTTCTTATCATCTTAAGAAAGTCGACATTTTTATTAATAATGGCAAAATTGAGGATATAGGTGGTTCCCTGGAAGTAACCAAGGCCGATAAGGAAATAAACATTAAAGATCTTCACGTTTCCCGGGGATGGTTTGACAGTAGTGTAAGCTTTGGAGAACCGGGATATGAAGAAAGGGAAACTATTTTAAACGGGTTGGAAACGGCTGCAAGAAGTGGCTTTACAACCATCCTTCTTAACCCTGCCACCAATCCTGTGATAGATGATAATAGTAGTGTCACCTCTGTATTATCAAAAGCAAATGGACATCCTGTGAAATTGTACCCAACAGGGGCGCTTACGGTAAAAGCGCAGGGAAAAGACCTGGCAGAATTGTATGATATGAAACAGGCAGGTGCAGTAGCTTTTGGAGATTATAAGAGGCCAATAAGCAATCCCAACCTACTTAAATTAGCCCTACAGTATGCACAAAATTTTGGAGGCCTTGTACAATCCTATCCTCAGGACAGGGAGATAGCTGGAAAAGGTTTGGTGAATGAGGACAGGAACAGCACCCAACTTGGTTTAAAAGGCATTGCCTCCCTTGCAGAAGAGCTGCATATAACGCGGGACCTTGCGATACTGGAATATACCGGGGGTAAATTGCATATACCTACTATTTCCACTGCAAAATCGGTTAAATTGATCAAAGAGGCCAAAAAGAAAGGATTGGATGTTTCCTGTAGCGTTGCTATACATAACCTGATCTTTACCGATGATCTTTTACACGAATTCGACACCCATGCCAAGGTACTGCCACCTTTACGAAACAAAAAGGATGTTGCAGCCCTTCAAAAAGGTGTTAAAGATGGTACCATAGATATGGTTACCGGAGACCACAACCCTATAGATGTGGAGCACAAGAAAGTGGAATTTGAACATGCGCTATTTGGCACCACCGGGCTGGAAACTGCATTTGGGGCACTGTTAAATTTAACGGGAAATCTAGAAAACACTATTGAAATTCTTACCCGGGGCAGAAAACGTTTTGGGTTAGAGGAGCCTGAAATATCTAAGGGAAAGACCGCGAACCTTTCGCTGTTTACTCCCGGGGGTAACAGGATCTTCACAAAAGAAGATATTTTTTCAACCTCAAAAAATAGTATCTTTCTTGATAAAGAAATTTCAGGCAGGACCTACGGAATTATCTGCGGGA
- a CDS encoding BatA domain-containing protein — translation MQFNHPEVLYALFLLIIPVIVHLFQLRKFKKESFTNVKFLKRLTRQTRKSSRLKKWLVLASRLLLLACIIFAFSRPYFPAEADLSGEVETFIYLDNSYSMQAPGPRGKLLDRSKQELLENLPEDREVSLLTNNEEFPIASKNDIQNINYTANDLTIDDIILRARNRFSQRSQANKKLLIISDFQKNLEIPANSIPGDITLYTYKTTPQNNNNISIDSLYLETGPTSSVLRVLLSFQGQNPGNIPVSLYTDEKLLGKNNADFNEGENPEIEFPLENIAALDGRIEIADNGLQFDNIKYFSINPPRPIKIASINQAQDDFLQRIFNPNEFILTAMPATAINYGDITGADVIILNELKDLPPSLLSTLEELAGRDIVFIVIPPEEELPTGLQNFLRQIGFNVNSALRKDEKLVSQITFQHPVFTDVFEEEISNFEYPRVQSYYDPGSRQGALLSYENSVPFLLEASGNFLFTAALNSQNSNFKQSPLIVPTFYNMAVTALKTPQLYYLLSKTSRIEVPVQLQGDRILSIAGPNSSFIPQQQSFSSKVEIVTNELPAQPGNYKALNGEEEVMSISYNVPGEQAIIDYSSIPTANNIEQVDGLQEFFSSPGFSREIDSLWKWFVTFALLFLLIETILLKYLK, via the coding sequence ATGCAGTTTAATCATCCCGAAGTACTCTATGCCCTCTTCTTATTGATTATCCCTGTAATTGTTCACCTTTTCCAACTACGAAAATTTAAAAAGGAAAGTTTTACCAACGTAAAATTCCTAAAACGCCTTACCCGCCAAACCCGCAAAAGTTCACGGTTGAAGAAATGGCTGGTCCTGGCTTCCAGACTTTTACTTTTGGCCTGTATTATTTTCGCATTTTCCAGGCCCTATTTCCCGGCTGAAGCAGACCTTTCGGGAGAAGTGGAAACCTTTATCTACCTTGATAATTCTTATAGCATGCAGGCACCAGGCCCACGCGGAAAGCTGCTGGATAGAAGTAAACAGGAACTTTTGGAAAACCTGCCAGAAGATAGGGAAGTTTCCCTGCTCACAAACAATGAAGAATTTCCAATCGCTTCAAAAAATGATATTCAGAATATAAACTACACTGCCAATGATCTTACTATAGACGATATCATTCTAAGAGCCCGCAACCGCTTCAGTCAAAGATCTCAAGCCAATAAAAAGCTTCTTATAATCTCCGACTTCCAAAAAAATCTCGAGATCCCCGCCAATAGTATTCCGGGCGATATCACGCTGTATACTTATAAAACAACACCGCAAAACAACAATAATATCAGCATAGATTCTCTTTACCTCGAAACCGGTCCAACCTCCTCTGTGCTCAGGGTACTTTTAAGTTTCCAGGGTCAAAATCCCGGGAATATTCCTGTTTCCCTTTATACAGATGAAAAACTGCTGGGTAAGAATAATGCCGATTTTAATGAAGGTGAAAATCCTGAAATAGAATTCCCACTGGAAAACATAGCTGCCCTTGACGGAAGAATTGAAATAGCCGATAACGGGCTGCAATTTGATAATATTAAATATTTTAGCATTAACCCTCCCCGGCCAATCAAAATTGCCTCTATAAACCAGGCACAGGACGACTTTCTCCAAAGGATCTTTAATCCAAATGAATTTATTCTAACCGCTATGCCTGCAACCGCAATAAATTATGGGGACATAACGGGAGCAGACGTTATTATACTGAATGAACTTAAAGACCTCCCTCCTTCTCTGCTTTCTACCCTGGAGGAGCTGGCAGGAAGAGATATAGTTTTTATCGTAATTCCTCCAGAGGAAGAATTGCCAACAGGTCTTCAAAATTTTCTTAGACAAATTGGCTTTAACGTTAACAGCGCATTACGCAAGGATGAAAAGCTTGTTTCTCAAATCACATTTCAGCACCCGGTTTTTACTGATGTTTTTGAAGAGGAAATTTCAAATTTCGAATATCCGAGGGTGCAGTCATATTATGATCCCGGCAGCAGGCAGGGAGCATTGTTAAGCTATGAGAATAGTGTTCCTTTTCTACTGGAGGCTTCTGGAAATTTTCTTTTTACTGCTGCACTTAATTCCCAAAATTCCAACTTTAAACAATCCCCGCTTATAGTTCCTACCTTCTATAATATGGCTGTAACAGCACTTAAGACGCCGCAACTGTATTATCTTTTATCAAAAACTTCCAGGATAGAAGTCCCTGTGCAATTACAAGGTGACAGGATCCTTAGTATTGCCGGGCCAAATTCCAGTTTCATACCCCAGCAACAAAGTTTTTCCAGTAAGGTAGAGATTGTTACAAATGAACTCCCTGCTCAACCCGGTAATTATAAAGCCTTGAACGGGGAAGAAGAAGTAATGAGCATAAGCTATAATGTTCCAGGAGAACAGGCGATAATAGACTATTCTTCCATACCAACTGCTAATAATATAGAGCAGGTTGATGGGTTACAAGAATTCTTTTCTTCGCCTGGCTTTAGCAGGGAAATTGATTCTCTTTGGAAATGGTTTGTTACTTTTGCATTGTTGTTCTTACTAATAGAAACGATACTTCTAAAATATCTTAAATGA
- a CDS encoding sensor histidine kinase: MEKNYASNEKIRATIIKDYNIDTTSSQPDQGLDQIVFLTSLICKVPVAYISILEPTEICLKAKLGVELTKLPRNKSFTETAYLAGKDYFEICYGENKEIFEEAKKWFKKDFRFYAAVLLQDQQGYTLGALNILDTEERRLENVQVKGLKALSAQAMKLLEFGKQNQQFQLIQDQLRQKYQELEKFASLVSHDLKSPLANIISLTELLKEENKDNFNEETVQYLDYLSESSYSLRNYVDGILSFYRSEHILEKDYENVDLHQLLQGIAKLYDVTDDVIIEYPEEATLHHVNKAALTQIFLNLISNGLKYNKKPVRRISIDFKEEEHFYRFWIKDNGEGFPEEETSRIFELFTTLDTNDRQGNPGSGIGLATVKKLVTSLGGRIEVSSTPGEGSTFSFSIQRI; encoded by the coding sequence ATGGAAAAAAATTATGCTTCAAATGAGAAGATCAGGGCGACTATTATTAAAGATTACAATATAGACACCACCTCTTCTCAACCAGATCAAGGCCTTGATCAAATTGTCTTTCTAACTTCCTTAATATGTAAAGTTCCTGTAGCCTATATAAGTATTCTTGAACCTACAGAGATTTGCTTAAAAGCAAAGCTAGGAGTAGAACTTACAAAGCTGCCAAGAAATAAAAGTTTTACTGAAACTGCATACCTGGCGGGAAAAGATTATTTTGAAATTTGTTACGGTGAAAATAAAGAGATCTTTGAGGAGGCTAAAAAATGGTTTAAAAAGGATTTCAGGTTTTATGCTGCCGTGCTTCTTCAGGATCAACAGGGATACACCCTTGGGGCATTAAATATTCTTGATACAGAGGAGCGTCGCCTGGAAAATGTCCAGGTGAAGGGTCTTAAAGCCCTTTCGGCTCAGGCGATGAAATTACTCGAATTTGGAAAACAAAATCAGCAATTTCAACTTATCCAGGATCAATTAAGACAGAAATATCAGGAACTTGAGAAATTTGCCAGCCTGGTCTCTCATGACCTGAAATCCCCCCTGGCCAATATTATTTCCCTTACCGAGCTTTTGAAGGAGGAGAATAAGGATAATTTTAATGAAGAGACAGTGCAATACCTGGATTATCTTTCAGAATCTTCTTACTCCCTGCGTAATTATGTTGACGGGATCTTAAGTTTTTATCGCAGTGAACACATTCTTGAGAAAGATTATGAAAATGTGGACCTGCATCAATTACTGCAGGGAATAGCCAAGCTATATGATGTAACAGATGATGTAATTATCGAATATCCAGAGGAGGCTACTCTACACCACGTGAACAAAGCTGCACTTACCCAAATCTTCCTTAATCTCATAAGCAACGGTCTAAAATACAATAAGAAACCTGTAAGGAGAATCTCCATCGACTTTAAGGAGGAGGAACATTTCTACCGCTTTTGGATAAAGGATAATGGGGAAGGTTTTCCAGAAGAAGAAACCTCTCGCATTTTTGAATTATTCACCACCCTTGACACAAACGACAGGCAGGGCAATCCAGGCAGTGGAATTGGCCTTGCTACAGTAAAAAAGCTGGTTACAAGTTTAGGAGGAAGGATTGAGGTTTCGTCTACACCCGGGGAAGGAAGCACCTTTAGTTTTAGCATACAGCGTATTTAA
- a CDS encoding GAF domain-containing sensor histidine kinase, giving the protein MTIKTSSTPKIKIDIPENESLRLQTLDELQLYPVTPEDNFDNITKLASFICKTPVSLITIIGQDKQWMKSATGTNVSEIDRDISHCTHAILEPGNLMEVRDTRKDMRFAENPFTTGQPPILFYAGMPLKAPNGAAMGTLCVLDTEPRTLDDGQKEALKALAKQVENLFELRRQNLHLQQVREQLNVRNTQLKDFAGTVAHDMKMPLANIIITSDLLRAKYGDQLDLQGKEYLHYLKQSSFKLSNYIQGILEHYESDTLTARNCEEFDIHDLLEGIIDLLNIDYDCVINLPEDNKIIHGNRTALEQIFLNLIGNSLKYTSTEKIVINIHFREDKDFYYFAVEDNGIGIPQDKQEEIFELFTVLAESDRSGNRGNGIGLSTVKKLILSLDGAINVKSKVKKGTTIEFSVKRVL; this is encoded by the coding sequence ATGACAATTAAAACCAGCTCTACTCCCAAGATCAAAATAGATATCCCTGAAAATGAGAGTTTGCGATTACAAACCCTTGATGAGTTACAACTGTATCCTGTAACTCCAGAGGATAATTTTGATAATATAACAAAACTTGCCTCTTTCATTTGTAAAACCCCGGTTTCGCTTATTACCATCATTGGGCAGGATAAACAATGGATGAAATCGGCAACCGGGACAAACGTTAGTGAAATAGACAGGGATATTTCCCACTGCACCCATGCTATTCTTGAACCTGGTAATTTAATGGAGGTGCGCGACACAAGGAAAGATATGAGGTTTGCTGAAAATCCCTTTACTACGGGCCAACCTCCCATCCTTTTTTATGCAGGAATGCCTTTAAAAGCTCCGAATGGTGCTGCAATGGGAACTCTCTGTGTCCTGGATACAGAACCAAGGACCCTTGATGATGGCCAAAAAGAAGCTTTAAAAGCATTGGCAAAGCAGGTAGAAAACCTTTTTGAGCTTAGACGCCAAAACCTGCATCTCCAGCAGGTAAGGGAACAGTTGAATGTTCGTAATACCCAGCTTAAGGATTTTGCGGGAACAGTTGCCCATGATATGAAAATGCCCCTTGCCAACATCATAATAACTTCAGATCTTTTAAGGGCCAAATATGGCGACCAACTGGACCTGCAGGGAAAGGAATATCTCCATTACTTAAAGCAATCTTCCTTCAAGTTAAGTAATTATATACAGGGGATCCTGGAACATTATGAGAGTGATACCCTCACTGCCCGTAATTGTGAAGAATTTGATATACATGACCTGCTCGAAGGGATCATTGATCTTTTAAATATAGACTATGATTGTGTGATAAACCTGCCTGAAGATAACAAGATCATTCATGGAAACAGGACTGCACTTGAGCAAATTTTCCTTAATCTTATTGGGAATAGCCTAAAATATACTTCTACAGAAAAAATAGTAATAAACATTCATTTTAGGGAAGATAAGGATTTTTATTATTTCGCTGTTGAAGACAATGGAATAGGAATCCCGCAGGACAAACAGGAAGAGATCTTTGAACTGTTTACGGTTCTGGCAGAATCTGACAGGAGTGGCAACAGGGGAAATGGTATAGGTTTATCAACGGTGAAGAAGTTGATCCTTTCTCTTGATGGAGCAATTAATGTAAAATCAAAGGTTAAAAAAGGAACAACCATAGAATTTTCAGTGAAGCGCGTATTATAA
- a CDS encoding TIGR02757 family protein, with protein MEKAEIKSFLDYKVEQYNTPQFIETDPICIPHRYTKKEDIEIAGFLTATIAWGNRKSILNNSRRLMELLWDSPYDFIINHEEKDLIALEGFVHRTFNAADLQYFITSLRNIYLHHNGLEGIFTKYAMKDSLQPAIHEFKKVFFELPHLSRTQKHVSDPARNSAAKRINMFLRWMIRNDATGVDFGLWQRLNPSQLSCPLDVHSGNTARKLGLLKRKQNDARALKELDVSLRKLDPLDPVKYDFALFGLGVFEKY; from the coding sequence TTGGAGAAGGCAGAAATTAAATCTTTCCTCGATTATAAGGTTGAACAATACAACACCCCTCAATTCATTGAGACAGACCCTATTTGTATTCCCCACCGATATACAAAGAAAGAAGATATTGAAATTGCAGGGTTTTTAACTGCTACCATCGCCTGGGGGAACAGGAAAAGTATTTTGAATAATTCCCGCCGTCTTATGGAATTGCTGTGGGATTCTCCATATGATTTTATAATTAATCACGAAGAAAAGGATCTAATTGCCCTTGAGGGGTTTGTTCACAGGACTTTCAACGCAGCCGATCTACAATATTTTATCACATCTTTAAGGAATATCTATCTCCACCATAATGGGCTTGAAGGGATCTTCACAAAATATGCTATGAAAGATTCCTTACAGCCTGCGATTCATGAATTCAAGAAGGTATTTTTTGAACTGCCTCATTTGAGCAGGACGCAGAAGCATGTTAGCGACCCTGCACGAAACTCAGCTGCAAAGCGTATAAATATGTTCTTAAGATGGATGATAAGAAATGATGCAACCGGTGTGGATTTTGGCCTATGGCAGCGTTTAAACCCTTCACAACTCTCCTGCCCCCTGGATGTTCATTCGGGAAATACAGCCCGCAAACTGGGCTTGCTAAAAAGGAAACAAAATGATGCCCGGGCACTAAAGGAGCTTGATGTATCCCTTAGAAAACTGGATCCCTTGGATCCGGTCAAATATGATTTTGCTCTTTTTGGTCTTGGGGTTTTTGAAAAATATTGA
- a CDS encoding ABC transporter ATP-binding protein, which yields MIEAKNIHKYYGDLHVLKGVNLHIRKSEIVSIVGASGAGKTTLLQILGTLDLPEQNKDSILRINGIDIYSQSPKKLSKFRNEQIGFIFQFHQLLPEFTALENICIPAFIKNTPKAQAEKRAMELLEFLGLQQRAQHKPAELSGGEQQRIAVARSLINNPAVIFADEPSGNLDSESAENLHKLFFRLREEFQQTFVIVTHNEELANMADRKLTMVDGEII from the coding sequence ATGATCGAGGCAAAAAATATTCATAAGTATTACGGTGACCTGCACGTATTAAAAGGAGTAAATCTACATATAAGGAAAAGTGAAATTGTTTCTATTGTAGGCGCCTCTGGAGCAGGAAAAACAACTTTGTTGCAAATCCTTGGTACCCTGGATTTACCAGAGCAGAATAAAGATAGCATACTGCGAATTAACGGGATAGATATTTATTCTCAAAGCCCCAAGAAATTATCGAAATTCAGAAATGAGCAAATAGGCTTTATTTTCCAGTTTCACCAGCTACTGCCCGAATTTACAGCCCTGGAAAATATCTGTATTCCCGCATTTATAAAAAACACGCCCAAAGCACAGGCTGAAAAAAGAGCGATGGAATTACTGGAGTTCCTGGGACTACAGCAAAGAGCACAGCACAAACCTGCCGAATTAAGTGGTGGGGAGCAACAAAGGATCGCGGTAGCGCGTTCCCTTATTAATAATCCCGCCGTTATTTTTGCCGATGAACCTTCGGGTAATCTGGATAGTGAGTCGGCAGAAAATCTTCACAAACTTTTCTTCAGGTTACGGGAAGAATTTCAGCAAACATTTGTAATAGTAACCCATAATGAAGAGCTGGCAAACATGGCAGACAGGAAACTCACCATGGTAGACGGGGAGATCATTTAG
- a CDS encoding DUF5916 domain-containing protein: MSSKSLLALLLLLVSFNIQSQEENLSRTTSPKKYEATRIKGAPQIDGRLDDQIWQDIPVTGNFVQIEPGDGNPERETHKTFVKIAYDDEAIYIAASMRDVAPQTIFRQFTQRDNLGQSDFFLIDINTYNDGENQTRFIVTSAGAIADARMTGENEDYNYNVVWDAAATIDEDGWNAEIKIPYAALRFPKKEEQLWGIQMGRQISYLNENYVWNYVNKAVGKASQYTGHLTGIKNITPPVRLSFYPYTSAEVDHFNANTLTNFNAGMDFKYGISDAFTLDATLIPDFGQTAFDNVELNLTPFEQEFGENRAFFTEGTELFTKGNLFYSRRIGDSPIGFNAAQRERLNNEVILENPEEAALINALKISGRTNNDLGIGFFNAITREEKAVYLDTVTRETRQRVTEPFANYNIVVLDQQFNQNSSLTLINTNVTREGHFRDGNVSAFLFDVFNRSNSFNFTGEAKMSNVNHPHQNITGFASSLGVNRTKGKIRYGVSHDFANETYDINDLGLNFTNNYNDFYWNTSYQIFEPSGIFNRYSIRLYGNHLRRYKPDITTGTGVGGSFFAITRNRFAFGGFTEVNSEFKDFFEPRREGTFVRYQPNISGDVWISSDYRKRFALDMRVGFQDFIDSPRDQFNLRISPRFRISDRFNMVYGFRYNNSINRPSFVSLLPRQIIFGNRNMESIENSIEASYNFNTKQGINLRFRNFWSAAVFEEDTYTLLQEDGNLSPTSILPRQDPNANFNIWNFDLSYRWQFAPGSEAILLYRNSLFNLDDQSRLGFTESLENLLGEPLRQNLSLRIVYYLDYNNVRNIFKS, from the coding sequence ATGAGTTCAAAGAGCTTACTTGCCCTACTTTTATTATTAGTAAGTTTTAATATACAATCCCAGGAGGAAAATTTAAGCAGGACCACTTCCCCTAAAAAATACGAGGCTACCCGCATTAAAGGTGCGCCCCAAATAGATGGCCGGCTTGATGACCAAATTTGGCAGGATATACCGGTCACCGGGAATTTTGTTCAAATTGAACCGGGAGATGGCAATCCGGAAAGGGAAACCCACAAAACTTTCGTAAAGATTGCTTATGATGATGAAGCTATTTACATAGCAGCTTCAATGAGGGATGTTGCTCCACAAACTATCTTTCGCCAGTTTACACAAAGGGACAATTTGGGGCAGTCAGACTTTTTTTTGATAGATATAAATACTTATAACGACGGCGAAAATCAAACGCGTTTCATTGTAACCTCTGCCGGGGCAATTGCAGATGCCCGAATGACAGGAGAAAACGAGGATTACAATTATAACGTGGTTTGGGATGCCGCGGCTACTATAGATGAGGATGGATGGAATGCCGAAATAAAAATACCATATGCTGCACTTAGGTTTCCAAAAAAAGAGGAGCAATTATGGGGGATTCAAATGGGTAGGCAAATCTCCTACCTCAATGAAAACTACGTATGGAACTATGTTAATAAAGCGGTGGGAAAGGCCAGCCAGTATACAGGTCACCTTACCGGTATAAAGAACATTACACCTCCTGTACGCTTAAGTTTTTATCCATATACCTCTGCAGAAGTTGACCATTTTAACGCTAATACCCTTACCAATTTCAATGCAGGAATGGATTTTAAATATGGTATAAGTGACGCATTTACTCTTGATGCTACCCTTATCCCCGATTTTGGTCAAACTGCTTTTGATAATGTTGAATTAAACCTCACCCCTTTCGAACAGGAGTTTGGAGAAAACAGGGCTTTTTTTACTGAAGGAACTGAATTATTTACCAAAGGTAACCTGTTCTACTCCAGGAGGATTGGAGATTCTCCAATTGGTTTTAATGCTGCACAAAGAGAGCGGCTCAATAATGAAGTTATCCTTGAAAATCCTGAAGAAGCAGCACTTATAAATGCGCTCAAGATTTCAGGTCGAACAAATAATGACCTTGGAATCGGGTTTTTTAATGCGATTACCAGGGAGGAAAAAGCCGTATATCTCGATACTGTTACTAGAGAAACCAGGCAAAGGGTCACAGAGCCCTTCGCCAATTATAATATTGTTGTGCTGGACCAGCAGTTCAACCAAAATTCTTCTCTTACCCTTATTAATACAAATGTTACAAGGGAAGGGCATTTTAGGGATGGGAATGTGTCTGCGTTCTTATTTGATGTTTTTAACCGCAGTAACTCTTTTAATTTTACCGGGGAAGCCAAAATGAGTAACGTGAACCACCCCCATCAAAATATAACCGGCTTTGCTTCCAGCCTGGGAGTGAACAGGACCAAAGGAAAAATACGTTATGGGGTAAGTCATGATTTTGCAAATGAAACCTATGATATAAATGACCTGGGCTTAAATTTTACAAACAATTACAATGACTTCTACTGGAATACCTCTTATCAAATCTTTGAACCTTCCGGCATCTTTAACCGCTATAGTATAAGGCTGTATGGTAATCATTTACGACGTTATAAACCAGATATTACAACAGGCACCGGGGTTGGAGGCAGCTTTTTTGCCATAACAAGGAACAGGTTTGCCTTCGGTGGGTTCACAGAGGTCAATTCTGAATTTAAAGATTTCTTTGAACCCAGAAGGGAAGGCACCTTTGTGAGATATCAACCAAATATTAGCGGGGATGTCTGGATATCATCAGACTATCGCAAGAGATTTGCGCTCGATATGAGAGTTGGATTCCAGGATTTTATAGATTCTCCCCGGGACCAATTTAATTTAAGGATTAGCCCCAGGTTTAGAATTAGTGACAGATTCAACATGGTTTACGGTTTTAGATATAATAATTCCATTAACCGTCCCAGCTTCGTGAGTCTCTTACCGCGACAAATAATCTTTGGAAACAGGAATATGGAGAGCATTGAAAATTCCATAGAAGCCAGTTATAACTTTAATACAAAACAGGGAATAAATTTAAGGTTTAGGAATTTTTGGTCGGCAGCTGTTTTTGAGGAAGATACATATACATTGTTGCAGGAAGACGGGAATTTATCCCCTACGTCTATACTTCCACGGCAGGATCCCAATGCCAACTTCAACATCTGGAATTTTGATCTTAGCTACCGTTGGCAGTTTGCCCCCGGTAGCGAGGCCATTCTTCTTTATCGAAACTCCTTGTTTAACCTGGATGATCAAAGCCGACTTGGGTTTACTGAGAGCCTTGAAAATTTGCTTGGAGAACCCTTGCGGCAAAACCTCTCATTAAGGATCGTTTATTATCTCGATTACAATAATGTGAGGAATATTTTCAAAAGTTAA
- the msrA gene encoding peptide-methionine (S)-S-oxide reductase MsrA yields MEKENLEIAILAGGCFWCTEAVFQRVEGVEEVVPGFTGGQIKNPAYREIITGRTGHAEAIEIRFDPTVITFEELLYIFFSTHDPTTLNRQQYDVGTQYRSAIFYQNDEQKEVATRVIEKIEQEKIFDDRIVTEVTQAGPFYKAEQEHLDYYNRNREQRYCQAIIDPKIKKLKEKFANRLKSTL; encoded by the coding sequence ATGGAGAAAGAAAATTTAGAAATTGCTATCCTCGCAGGTGGTTGTTTTTGGTGTACTGAAGCAGTTTTTCAAAGAGTAGAAGGAGTAGAAGAAGTAGTGCCGGGGTTCACCGGGGGGCAAATAAAGAACCCCGCCTACCGCGAGATAATTACAGGAAGAACCGGCCACGCTGAAGCTATTGAGATACGTTTTGATCCCACGGTCATTACTTTCGAAGAGTTACTTTATATCTTCTTCAGCACTCATGATCCCACTACCCTTAACCGGCAGCAGTATGATGTGGGTACTCAATACAGAAGCGCAATTTTTTACCAAAATGATGAGCAAAAGGAGGTAGCCACCAGGGTAATTGAAAAGATCGAGCAGGAGAAGATATTTGATGACCGTATTGTTACAGAAGTAACCCAGGCCGGTCCATTTTACAAAGCAGAGCAGGAGCACCTGGATTATTATAATCGCAACAGAGAGCAGCGTTATTGCCAGGCAATAATCGACCCCAAGATCAAAAAGTTAAAGGAGAAGTTCGCCAACAGGCTTAAATCAACTTTATAA
- a CDS encoding DUF6787 family protein, whose product MNRLKQRWGIDSNFQIILILIVFAITGSTSAKLAGPLCDFLGIYQESSHWALYWFARLVLIFPIYQVLLVSFGWLFGQFNFFWQFEKKMLSRMGFARFLN is encoded by the coding sequence ATGAATAGATTGAAACAGCGTTGGGGTATTGATTCGAATTTTCAAATAATCCTTATCCTTATTGTTTTCGCCATAACCGGTTCAACCTCTGCCAAGCTTGCAGGCCCGCTATGTGACTTTTTAGGTATTTACCAGGAGAGTTCACACTGGGCTCTTTACTGGTTTGCGCGTTTAGTACTCATATTTCCTATCTACCAGGTCCTTTTAGTATCTTTTGGATGGTTGTTTGGGCAATTCAACTTCTTCTGGCAATTTGAAAAGAAAATGCTGAGCCGCATGGGTTTTGCCCGTTTTCTGAATTAA
- a CDS encoding DUF6146 family protein, producing MKKFLYLLFLGVMIYSCGTSRDRDFNKKEIAATANDTVRIANDSLEYEIIIIEPGFNLFINSIARPRGYYSQTYFENKNRFLVQDYNMRVRNPQQFNPNLYVQEINYEPDIDYGYEVNYLLYNYFVFFSREYNQRFSVPTRI from the coding sequence ATGAAAAAGTTCCTCTATCTACTATTCCTGGGAGTTATGATCTATAGTTGCGGTACCAGCCGTGACCGCGATTTTAATAAAAAAGAAATAGCTGCGACCGCCAATGACACCGTGAGGATCGCTAATGACAGCCTTGAATATGAGATCATTATAATTGAACCCGGTTTTAATTTGTTCATAAACAGTATAGCACGGCCAAGGGGATACTATTCTCAAACTTATTTTGAAAATAAGAACAGGTTCCTTGTGCAGGATTACAACATGAGGGTTCGTAACCCGCAGCAGTTCAATCCCAATCTCTATGTACAGGAGATCAATTATGAACCCGATATCGATTACGGGTATGAAGTGAATTACCTGCTATACAATTATTTCGTATTTTTTTCGAGAGAATACAATCAGCGGTTTTCTGTACCAACAAGAATTTAG